In Pempheris klunzingeri isolate RE-2024b chromosome 5, fPemKlu1.hap1, whole genome shotgun sequence, the DNA window CCTGCAAGAATCCTGTATACAAATTAAAAGCCAATCCAAATCAAAACATAGGATACAGACCTGATATTGATCCCAAATGGATAGAAAAGTCTCTCATGAACTAACACTAAATCTAAGTTAACATTGTTCTCTGATGCTCTTTAAGGCTTTTTTTAgtatcagtgtttttttcatgtgtaaaatcagagAAAGAcgtagacttttctttattgattattgaaattcacgttacagcagcaacaataggCCTATATTACAAAGGTGCTTATATtacaagtgcttgttttttcatCTATACAGTATGTCAAACTTTCCAGTGAGAGATGTGAACATAGCTTTTGTTCATATGGTTGTAAGAAATATTGATTTGCCCTTTTTAATTCTCATCTGTCCTTTTTCTTCACTAGGAACAATCAATTTCAATGTATGTGGgttaaaataattcattcatatgAGAAAGTTGGCAAAAAAAACACGTTTTAAATAATATGTAAActcttttctttaactttctAAAGAATAGCTCTTCAATAGCTCACTGATGTTGAAAACACCCCTTGGCTGCTGCATCTTCCTTTAATGGGCTCTTCAAACTGTTTGTCACTGTCCTTCAGGGGGGCAGAGATCCTCTACAGCCTGGCGGTTGCGAACGCTCGGCATGCGGGCATGGAGGGGCGTTACCCGGTCTCAGATTACGCGCTGCTAGTGGATGCGAGGCGGTCCGTTGGCCTCTTCCAACATCATGATGCCATCACTGGCACTGCGAAGGAGAATGTTGTCATCGATTATGGCACCAGGTAAGGATCCATGGGTTTAGAAAGAAAGGACAAAATGGAttgaattctttaaaaaatccatttctatgtaatggggaaaaaaactgagCCTCCTCTTTTTAATTCTCTGGCTATTTTATACTTGCTTGTTCAATACTTTGAAGCAGAGTAACAAGCCCTCTGCTGTGACTGCTGCAGTGAGCCATtgattcttcctcctcctcctccctagATTACTGCGGTCACTTATTGGTCTGAAGAGAGTAATCATCAATGCTGCTCATTTCCTGGTGATGAAGAACAAAGAGTTTTATCGCTTTTACCAGACGGAGCCCTTCCTAGAGACGGTGAGAGGAAACATGGAGGGACTTTCACCCCACTGTGTGAttaaaaagttagaaaaaaaatgcacattttgttcCTTGTGAAGGTGTTcagtgtgtttcctgtgtaatgtttttcattttgtaggaTGACAGGCGTGCTACTCAAGATTCTCTGCCTCAGCGCACTTTAATTGAGCTGGACCCAGCAGGACCGAGGTATTATCTGCATCTCCTCGCGTCTTTAATcacctctgcctcccccctcaGCCACTCCTCCACCATCCTGTGCCTctgattgtttttccttttcttctctcgCTCTCCAGGTACCTGGTGCTGTTCAACCCCATTGAGCAGGAGCGGCTGTGTGTGGTGACGGTGCTGGTCAACACGGTCAGAGTGCGGGTGCTTACTGAGGATGGACAGACGCTCCCCGTGCAGCTGAGCGCTCAGTGGAGCTCTGCCACACAAATGAGTGCGGAGGTATTTGAGGTAAGAGGCTCATGTCATGAGGCGCTGCCGGTGTCTGCATAGTGAAATTGGCAAAGCACAGGCACAGTAGAAGTGTCTGCACATCATGGGCTACACTCGATCTGTTCCGTCAGGGAGCTGCTGTGCACTCAAATCATTTCACAGCCGGTACAAAGTCATTATAGGTAGGTGCTTAGATTGGAAGAAAATCAACAGAAGCAAGCCAGTTTCAGTAGCTGCACTGATTAAAAGCTGAAGCGTATGTGTTTGTGATTGGagggtaaaaaataaaaaattctggGGGGGAGTGAGGTTACCAGACCTGtgcagcctgctcctcctctctgctggaggATACGTTAAGCACTAGTAGCAACACACACGAATCTCCGGCCGAATGTAATGTAAATCCCAGGTTTTGATAAGAAAGGTAGAAACGCCCAGATTAAAAAAGATGATGTAAGTCTGCGGAATAACATTATTGTATCTTGCCTTGTGAATTAATCCTCAGTAATGCAACATTTCTTTAATTCCATGTTTCAGCACATCTTGCCTTCCTTAGAAAATGTTTCTCTTGACTCTGTCCTTGCCAAAGGGTCATCGAGCGAGATACTAAAGCCCCAATTActcccagtgtgtgtgcgtgtttgttttattacaaaaGTGTTTTCAAGGGAATtctaaataatttgaaataaaaaggcCTTGGATTTGTGAATACAtagttttctcctcttttctttcacaccCATTGAATCACCATCAATAGTATCAGCAGTCAGAAAACCTCATTTTTCTTCAACACCACTCAAGATTTTCTTTCCCCCACACAAAGTAATGAATTTAAATGTAACGGAGAATTGGGGACAGTCTCATTAACACCACCTCTcatcatattttaattaaagCACACTCTTATCTAATGTCTAAGtgcttttaacttttaatagAGGCCTCATGGTTAACACTTGTCGGGCAGAAAAACAAGGAAAGTGAAGCCAGCAgtgtaaaagaaaacattatcaAGTATGAATGATACGAACGATTTATTGATATCCGACCATCCTTCCATCCAGGCGACATTCATGGTTCGTCTGCCGCCGCTGGGTCTGGCCGTGTTCCATCTGTACGACTCTCCTGACTCGCCCATGACGCTCCGCTCCGACACCCTGCTCAGGCTGTCTGGTCGAGGTGTCACCGCTCGAGCCGGGGACCCTCTCCCTGTCCGCTCTCAGCAGTCCGACCCTCAGACCTTCTACATCAGcagtcactctctcactctggGCTTCTCTGGAACCACCGGCCTGCTTGAGGTTTGCGTTTTTTGGACCCTTCTTACGTCCGTTGATTCATATCTGAATGAAGGATttgcctgtctgtttttatctttgatctgttggaggaggaaaaaaaaggcgaGATTTGGTTCCCCAATAAACCCGGGCTGTTTGATCAAAGCACACATGGCATGCCTTGTTGCTACTCAAACACCCTTTCATCTCTTTcctaattttgttttttactctGCGCACTCCTCTTGATGGCTTTTTCATCTACAGAGTATCAAACGCAAGGATGACCCTCAGGAAGTGAAGGTTCAGATGCAGTTCTTGGTCTACGGTACTCGTCCCTCTAAAGACAAAAGTGGAGCGTACCTCTTCCTCCCTGACGGAAAAGCAAAGGTATTCTCTCAGCTGTTGTGTCTCAGATGTTTACTTGCCTCTCTGAGGGCTTTGATAGATAGTCTCCCTCGTGTATTGTGTCACTGTATCGTGCCGGGGAGCTCGGGGCAGGAAGACGGGCGCTGCTTCATCTCTGTCTTGATTTAAAGACAAGCGAGAGTAACGGCTTAGTTGCAGCACTCTACCAAGTCactgcttcttcctctcccgTCTTTAACACTTATTCTCGTCATGACTACACTTCCTCGCCACCTGCCTGCAGCCCTACAACCAGAAAGAGCCGCCTGTGGTGCGGGTCGTTGAGGGGCCTCTCTTCTCCGAGGTGGTGGCACACTACCAGCATTTTCAGCAGACTGTTCGCATTCACAACGTGCCaggtaagaaaaacacaaaactgcacaATGGAGTCTGTTCAAATGACTGTTTGCAAACAGCTTGTATTGTTCGGTTAAAGGCACCTGATGGTACAATACAGCAAGGGCCAATATGTTCGACAAAATGGCTTGAATGGTTTAATTTTGGCTTAGagttggtgcttttttttttctttttctgacagCTGCTTTACTTTGAGCTGTGGCCTGAGTGTGGTTCTCTATGGTTTTATATCTTCAGGGGTGGATGGGTTGTCTATAGACATGTCCACCATGGTGGACATCAGAGATCAGACCAATAAGGAGCTGGCAATGCGACTGGTCACTGACATCCAGAGTGGGGACGTCTTCTACACAGATCTCAATGGCTTCCAGGTCAGTCCCCCCAGAGAGCAGAATAACTCACATTTCCTCGTAAACTGTCAGAATAACTACCTCGATGGTCTCAGACCACGATAATGATGATTTTGCATTCCTTTCCTTGCGCTTTTTTAAGTTTGACATGTTGTGCTGAACATGCTCTTGTAGATGCAGCCACGTCGCCACTACCTAAAGCTGCCGCTGCAGGCCAACTTCTACCCCATGCCAAGCCAGGCGTACATCCAGGACGGCAATCACCGCCTCACGCTGCACACAGCTCAGTCTCTGGGCGTCAGCAGCCTGGAGAGTGGTCTGTATtttgttaaattacatttaatgtcgtctgttttcttcatttcctgtttcagtgaAGGCTATCTCTGAAACGCACTCTTTAGCCTTCTTTGAAGTCGTGCTGTACTGAAGCACAGGACGAGCGTCTCTCCCTCACGAGGTTGTCAGAGAGCAAAACGGTTCACACTCTTGCGTTAATGCACCGAGCTAATCCTTTTATCATCGTTCTAAGAGTAATGGAGCCGTTTGTAAACGACAAATGGCTAATAATGTTTGTCTTCATCAAATTATGTCTGAAAGTTCAATACACAGGCTTTGTATTGACGCTGTTGTCCTCACTCGTCCTCCTCCCTCAGGCCAGCTCGAAGTGATTATGGACCGACGGCTGATGCAGGACGATAATCGCGGGCTGGGTCAGGGCCTGAAGGACAACAAGAAGACGGCCAACCGCTTCCGactgctgctggagaggagaTCAACGGGCAACAAGGTCGGTACAATGACGGCGAAGGTGGTTATTGAAGCGGAGCGAGAGATCTTGAAATTCCAGCATGCCACATCTGACTGTGCAGCGCTGAAGGACTCTCTATATAAGCTTTGTGTGCCGCTGTGGAATGTGTCATATCcttcatcatgtgttcattaacacctttttttttttttttttttcacatcttcTACAGTGCTCATTACCACCCCACCTGTCATTTGATCTCCACTCTCTaactttcttttcattctttttttccccccttccaCTCCCTTCAGCTCGATGGCTTCTTTGCCAAACTCTCTTCctattttcattctttcctcTCCAAAATCTTCAGTTCAGGAGTTCAAGAGGTAAAGTTGCCTTGGCAACAGCGAGGATGCTCGTTAGCCCGAATCATAGTCTGTACTGTAGCTCCAGTCCCTGTCTTATGCTTTCCTCCGCCTCGCAGCCGTAGCCAAACTGGTCCATTTTTACGACGGCGCCATTGAAAGTAACAAATGATATCATTCATCAACTAAATGAATAGGCATGGGCAGAGAATGGGAGGCATTGGTTGCAGTTTTATCATCCAGCTCTGTAGTAAAACTGCTGATGATACTTGGATGAACCCGCCTGCCACAACACATGAAACATCACGTTTGGAACACTGTAATGCCGgtaatttaaaaatgacatctCAGTGCTGCGGCTGTAACAAACCCAATATGGATCGATTAGTGCTGTGTCCGTCTGGACTAGAATTAGAAATATCCCTCCTGCTCCGACAGAGTGATTAGAGCCGATTCCTCATGTAGTGCAGTAACAGCAAAACTCCAGAGGTGAGTCGGCGATGTTGTCGTAGTTACACTGTCATTTATCACCTGTCTCCGCCCGTTTCCAGATGATGGACAGCACAACAACTAGCTTCCCGTCTATACTCAGTCACATGACCGACTCCCTTCTGAACCACGAGGTGCTGGCGCTGCCCGTCCTGCCCAAAAGACGCGGCATCCCTCCTCTGCAGACCTTCGCCCCTCTCAAGTCCATCCTGCCCTGCGACTTCCACCTGCTGAACCTGCGCAGCATCCAGAgccaggtggacagacagacagacagacagacagacagacagacagacagacagacagacagacagacagacagacagacagacagacagacagacagacagacagacagacagacagacagacagacgtttgTTTAGTGTTTTAGTTTTGCATATTCTGTGCGTTGACTTTGTAATTGACACGCGTCTCCTGTGGTTATTCTGCGTCCGTGCAGCAGGACCCCAACACTCCGTCTCCGTACACCGCCTTGATTCTTCACCGTCTGGGGCTGGACTGTGGCCTGGAGGCTCAGAGCCTGGGCTTCAACTGCACCACCACACAAGGACAGGTCcgggtagacacacacacacacacacacacacacactgctgttatcTGCAGTTTACTCCTTCACATACTTCTACTCCACATTTCAGACAGATATACATTTTTTACTGGACTACATTaatctgacagctgcagcttgttttagtttttagattCATATTTTACATACCAAACATCTTGAGGCCTTAAATCCAGGTTAAAGCACCAGTGCAGCAGTAATAAAGCAGTTAAAATCACCTCAACTATCACCAACATTAACATTCTCCTTAAATGTTAATGCACtgataacagtaataataataactcacCAGCACTGTCAGGGGTCGCTCTACATAATGTGTGCTGTTGATTCTTTCAGTACATTTTGTTGCTAGCTCTTGTTTAAGTGAAACTTTGTAGggtttttacttctttttacatttctatcTCCTTGTACAgaagtaaatgatctgaatacttccaccattggatttttattttttcctacCTGCTGTAAGATTAACCTGAAATCTCCTCTCCTTCATGTTTACACGCTGACTTGCACCAGGTTGCTGTGTTTCTAATGCCCTCTGCCCTGCTCTCTCCGCAGCTGAGTGTATCCGGACTGTTCAAGAACCtggacctgcagctgctccagcCCATGTCCCTGACTCTGATGCACTCCAGCACGCCCCTGGCCAACGACTCCACCATCAGCCTGGATCCCATGGAGATCTCCGCCTTCAAGCTCAAACTGCGCTAAGAGCCGTCCTGACTCACCGAGGCGATACAaaattcaaacccaccagactccatgaACCAAGAACCAGGCCCATGCCGGGCCACAGAGCGGCAACAGAGGGGTCTGGGCCTCTCTGCTTTGTCCAGCAGAACCACAAACTCTACAGCTCGGAGGGGAAGGCTTCACTGTAACAGTACGGACTGCACAGCAGGGGGCAGGCGATGGCTGTTACTGTGGACGTCTGAGAGAGCAGCGAAACCCGGGTGAACTCGCAGTTTTTCCAAAGCAAGAAAGACTGCCAGAAGCGCTCATCAGATACAACCGGgtatctgtttgtctctgtaatcGAAAGTGAAGTCTCATTTAGTTCTGCTTTGTAAGaactctgtgtctttttctatCTTTGCTCCATCCTGGACTGAACTACTGAATGTAAATATCCCAAAAGGCGGGGAGGGGGAGGGCTGGGACTCGTGCCACATCAGAGTGCAATTTACAAAGCTTTATTTGGTGTATGggttttcaattttttttttatgtacgCAGTGAGGAAGACACGCATCACAGAGGTTTGTTTTTGTACCTGTCAAACTATGACTGcagtttagttttttgttttttctttttctttttcctgacaGACTCGAATGCAGCACAGAGAATGTGCGGTCTCTTCATCTCGACTTGCCAGGAGACCcgagctgctgctctttaatCTAGCGTATGTCTGAGTCCAAGAGTCCCACGTCGGTCACTACGCGATAACAATGCGACCATTAATCATATCGGGCGACTGTTTACCTTCTGTCCGCCGTTTTTCGCTTGTAGATAGTTCAAACACTCTCATTCCTTCacttctttcctcctccccGAGCTTCCTGTTTGCCGATGTGAAAACTGTGGAAGGTCATTTCGGAGCCCCTGTCCATCTTTCCTGTGCTTGTACTTCACCGCTCAGAGGGTGGCTCTGTTTACCATGCTGAATGCAGTAGAGGACTAGACAAAGACTATACCTCATATATACCACGTGGCAGATatatcggtgtgtgtgtgtgtgtgtgagcgtctgtctgtctgtctgtctgtctgtagtgtATGTTGATGTGAATACTTgaggggtttttttgttttgtttttgggtgTATTAAGGTCACAGTGTGCACTATCAGGGACCATCCATAGTACAGTTTGGCATCACCGATCGGTTTGGGTGTCGGTGTCGAGCAGCAGGACCAAGGGAGCTCCTGCTGAAGattaaagggttggttcacccaaattacaaaaaaaatttttaatatttgcTCCAGCAGATTCGGCCTTTGCAGATTTGCTCCTATCTATTTATAGCTGTTATgactgattaactgtttagtcACTTGTTTTGTACAAACAATCCAAattatagattttattttattttttttaaatatttcttttcacCAAAAAGGAGCACATATTAATTTAAGGAGGTAAAACCTGAATACTTGGCCtggtaaatgataaaatgatcaccaaaattgttttgttgttttgaaaattGTAAATTTTCAGTCCTTTCTGAACTATATCTTCCTTTGAGGTTTCCCTggaatttattttttagttctcagtgcattaaaacatttcaggtaAATGATCCGCATGTCAAGACTTGAGTGAGAAAATGTATCATTTGGGCGGACTGACCCCTTTAGAACGAGTCGTATCAAATCACACACAGGGCTCCTCAACACAGAAGGAAATAAGTTTCTTCAAATgagctgcaggttttttttttttttttttcttttccttttttttaatttcagctccacagtGCTTCTTATCCTGAGGCCGTCTCAAGGCACTCAGCCTTTTTCTGGTGCGTCTCCGCCTCCACAGCGGCTGCGGAGGATGGTGTCATCTGTGTCCAAAGCCGAGGCCGGACACCTCACAGCCCACCTGTGTCACCCTTTGTACTGCGCCGCCCTGCCCCACCGCCTCCCATTACTTTAACCGGTCATCATCTTCATTCTCCTCAGGAGGTCTGATGCTTtgttgctctcc includes these proteins:
- the man2a2 gene encoding alpha-mannosidase 2x isoform X2 translates to MKLRKQVTVCGGAIFCVAVFSLYLMLDRVQHDPARRQNGGNFPRSQISVLQNRIEQLEQLLEENHQIISHIKDSVMELTDTGAVSPSGHLPFRSANGSWVLPFDGRPTFLAVKPQDCQFAADSRGQADVQMLDVYSLIKFDNPDGGVWKQGFDITYESDEWDNEPLQVFVVPHSHNDPGWIKTFDKYFTDQTQHILNNMVVKLAEDPRRKFIWSEISFFSKWWETADVHKQEAMRKLILGGQLEIVTGGWVMTDEANVHYFAMIDQLIEGHQWLERNLGITPRSGWAVDPFGHSATMPYLLKRANLTSMLIQRVHYSIKKHFASSRSLEFMWRQAWDMGSGTDIFCHMMPFYSYDVPHTCGPDPKICCQFDFKRLPGGRINCPWKVPPKPVVEANVAERAHLLLDQYRKKSKLFRSKVLFVPLGDDFRYDKALEWDQQYINYQKLFDYMNSHPEMHVQAQFGTLTDYFNGVYKAHGVAQGSRPPDYPVLSGDFFAYADREDHYWTGYFTSRPFYKSLDRVIESHLRGAEILYSLAVANARHAGMEGRYPVSDYALLVDARRSVGLFQHHDAITGTAKENVVIDYGTRLLRSLIGLKRVIINAAHFLVMKNKEFYRFYQTEPFLETDDRRATQDSLPQRTLIELDPAGPRYLVLFNPIEQERLCVVTVLVNTVRVRVLTEDGQTLPVQLSAQWSSATQMSAEVFEATFMVRLPPLGLAVFHLYDSPDSPMTLRSDTLLRLSGRGVTARAGDPLPVRSQQSDPQTFYISSHSLTLGFSGTTGLLESIKRKDDPQEVKVQMQFLVYGTRPSKDKSGAYLFLPDGKAKPYNQKEPPVVRVVEGPLFSEVVAHYQHFQQTVRIHNVPGVDGLSIDMSTMVDIRDQTNKELAMRLVTDIQSGDVFYTDLNGFQMQPRRHYLKLPLQANFYPMPSQAYIQDGNHRLTLHTAQSLGVSSLESGQLEVIMDRRLMQDDNRGLGQGLKDNKKTANRFRLLLERRSTGNKMMDSTTTSFPSILSHMTDSLLNHEVLALPVLPKRRGIPPLQTFAPLKSILPCDFHLLNLRSIQSQDPNTPSPYTALILHRLGLDCGLEAQSLGFNCTTTQGQLSVSGLFKNLDLQLLQPMSLTLMHSSTPLANDSTISLDPMEISAFKLKLR
- the man2a2 gene encoding alpha-mannosidase 2x isoform X1, producing the protein MKLRKQVTVCGGAIFCVAVFSLYLMLDRVQHDPARRQNGGNFPRSQISVLQNRIEQLEQLLEENHQIISHIKDSVMELTDTGAVSPSGHLPFRSANGSWVLPFDGRPTFLAVKPQDCQFAADSRGQADVQMLDVYSLIKFDNPDGGVWKQGFDITYESDEWDNEPLQVFVVPHSHNDPGWIKTFDKYFTDQTQHILNNMVVKLAEDPRRKFIWSEISFFSKWWETADVHKQEAMRKLILGGQLEIVTGGWVMTDEANVHYFAMIDQLIEGHQWLERNLGITPRSGWAVDPFGHSATMPYLLKRANLTSMLIQRVHYSIKKHFASSRSLEFMWRQAWDMGSGTDIFCHMMPFYSYDVPHTCGPDPKICCQFDFKRLPGGRINCPWKVPPKPVVEANVAERAHLLLDQYRKKSKLFRSKVLFVPLGDDFRYDKALEWDQQYINYQKLFDYMNSHPEMHVQAQFGTLTDYFNGVYKAHGVAQGSRPPDYPVLSGDFFAYADREDHYWTGYFTSRPFYKSLDRVIESHLRGAEILYSLAVANARHAGMEGRYPVSDYALLVDARRSVGLFQHHDAITGTAKENVVIDYGTRLLRSLIGLKRVIINAAHFLVMKNKEFYRFYQTEPFLETDDRRATQDSLPQRTLIELDPAGPRYLVLFNPIEQERLCVVTVLVNTVRVRVLTEDGQTLPVQLSAQWSSATQMSAEVFEATFMVRLPPLGLAVFHLYDSPDSPMTLRSDTLLRLSGRGVTARAGDPLPVRSQQSDPQTFYISSHSLTLGFSGTTGLLESIKRKDDPQEVKVQMQFLVYGTRPSKDKSGAYLFLPDGKAKPYNQKEPPVVRVVEGPLFSEVVAHYQHFQQTVRIHNVPGVDGLSIDMSTMVDIRDQTNKELAMRLVTDIQSGDVFYTDLNGFQMQPRRHYLKLPLQANFYPMPSQAYIQDGNHRLTLHTAQSLGVSSLESGQLEVIMDRRLMQDDNRGLGQGLKDNKKTANRFRLLLERRSTGNKMMDSTTTSFPSILSHMTDSLLNHEVLALPVLPKRRGIPPLQTFAPLKSILPCDFHLLNLRSIQSQQDPNTPSPYTALILHRLGLDCGLEAQSLGFNCTTTQGQLSVSGLFKNLDLQLLQPMSLTLMHSSTPLANDSTISLDPMEISAFKLKLR